The Streptomyces europaeiscabiei genome window below encodes:
- a CDS encoding class I SAM-dependent methyltransferase has translation MTLLRDEDLAAAFDHASRSYDTLVAANPGYHAHLRRSARRLGLPRGGAGLRVLDLGCGTGASTAALSAVLPGAGITAVDASAGMLERAATKPWRDGVRFVRAPAERLLEAGVEGPFDAVFAAYLFRNVTDPDAVLSTVRDVLAPRGRLAVHEYTLSGRATHRAVWTGVCRGMVLPVAALLGDGGLYRHLWRSVVEFDTADAFATRVRSHGFEAVRVLPLPGWQTGITHTVVARRPATTEDGR, from the coding sequence ATGACGCTGCTCCGCGACGAGGATCTGGCCGCCGCGTTCGACCACGCCTCGCGCAGCTACGACACACTGGTGGCCGCCAACCCCGGCTACCACGCCCATCTGCGCCGCTCGGCGCGCCGCCTCGGCCTCCCCCGAGGCGGCGCCGGCCTGCGCGTCCTGGACCTCGGCTGCGGCACCGGAGCGTCCACCGCCGCGCTCTCCGCCGTTCTCCCCGGTGCCGGGATCACCGCGGTGGACGCCTCGGCAGGCATGCTGGAGCGGGCGGCCACCAAACCCTGGCGCGACGGGGTGCGCTTCGTGCGCGCGCCCGCCGAACGCCTGCTGGAGGCCGGTGTGGAGGGGCCGTTCGACGCCGTGTTCGCGGCCTATCTCTTCCGGAACGTCACCGATCCCGACGCCGTCCTGTCGACGGTGCGCGACGTACTGGCACCGCGGGGACGCCTGGCGGTGCACGAGTACACCCTCAGCGGCCGAGCCACCCACCGCGCCGTGTGGACGGGGGTGTGCCGCGGCATGGTCCTGCCCGTCGCCGCCCTCCTCGGCGACGGTGGCCTCTACCGTCATCTGTGGCGCAGCGTGGTCGAGTTCGACACCGCGGACGCCTTCGCCACCCGGGTCCGCTCCCACGGCTTCGAAGCCGTAAGGGTGCTGCCCCTGCCCGGATGGCAGACCGGCATCACGCACACGGTCGTCGCCCGCCGACCGGCCACCACCGAGGACGGCCGATGA
- a CDS encoding lycopene cyclase family protein yields MLEADVAIVGAGAAGLSLAHRLSRTAPGSRRLSVILMDAPPGTLRPPSRTWCFWEKGPGPYDAALSADWRRLRVRTPEGRILEEDIAPLTYKMIRSEDFEELVARALARSDEVRRLEAAVETVDGVAGGAEIRARTGLGAPVTVRARWVFDSRPLGSLPAARTTLLQHFHGWFVRTEQPVFDRGTVEFMDFRVPQPPGGLAFGYVLPTDSRQALLEYTEFSGAALSHDAYDTALRHYTEEVLGLSGFEIVSTETGVIPMTDARFERRSGPSVFRIGTAGGATRPSTGYTFSAIQRQTRAVAEALRAGRHPLPPPAHKARSRAMDAVLLRALDSGRVDGAAFFARLFSRLPTERLLRFLDGETRLHEDLAIGVRTPVLPMLRSAAELSWLPRSPAPHPVSGRPLPDRDPGHP; encoded by the coding sequence GTGCTGGAAGCCGATGTGGCCATCGTGGGCGCGGGAGCGGCCGGGCTGTCCCTCGCCCACCGGCTGTCACGCACAGCCCCCGGCAGTCGCCGTCTGTCGGTGATCCTGATGGACGCGCCGCCCGGCACACTGCGTCCCCCGAGCCGCACCTGGTGCTTCTGGGAGAAAGGGCCCGGCCCCTACGACGCCGCCCTCAGCGCCGACTGGCGGCGGCTGCGGGTGCGTACTCCCGAGGGGCGGATCCTCGAAGAGGACATCGCGCCCCTGACCTACAAGATGATCCGCTCCGAGGACTTCGAGGAACTCGTCGCGCGCGCACTGGCACGCAGCGACGAGGTCCGCCGTCTGGAGGCGGCCGTCGAGACGGTGGACGGTGTCGCCGGGGGAGCCGAGATCCGCGCCCGCACCGGCCTGGGCGCCCCCGTGACGGTACGCGCCCGCTGGGTCTTCGACTCCCGGCCCCTCGGGAGCCTGCCCGCCGCCCGCACCACCCTGTTGCAGCACTTCCACGGCTGGTTCGTCCGCACCGAGCAACCCGTGTTCGATCGCGGCACGGTGGAGTTCATGGATTTCCGGGTCCCGCAGCCGCCCGGCGGACTCGCCTTCGGCTATGTCCTGCCCACCGACAGCCGACAGGCACTCCTGGAGTACACCGAGTTCTCCGGTGCCGCCCTGTCCCACGACGCCTACGACACCGCTCTACGCCACTACACCGAGGAGGTGCTGGGTCTCAGCGGCTTCGAGATCGTCTCGACCGAGACCGGAGTGATCCCCATGACCGACGCCCGCTTCGAGCGCCGGTCGGGGCCTTCGGTGTTCCGCATCGGTACGGCGGGCGGCGCCACACGGCCGTCCACGGGCTACACCTTCTCCGCCATCCAGCGGCAGACACGAGCGGTCGCCGAGGCGCTGCGCGCCGGCCGGCACCCGCTGCCTCCCCCCGCCCACAAGGCCCGCTCGCGCGCGATGGACGCGGTCCTGCTGAGAGCCCTGGACAGCGGCCGGGTCGACGGCGCCGCCTTCTTCGCGCGGCTGTTCTCGCGGCTCCCGACGGAGCGGCTGCTGCGCTTCCTGGACGGTGAAACCCGCCTCCACGAGGACCTCGCCATCGGCGTCCGCACGCCCGTACTGCCGATGCTCCGCTCCGCCGCGGAACTGTCCTGGCTGCCCCGTAGTCCCGCCCCACACCCCGTCTCCGGCAGACCACTGCCCGACCGTGATCCCGGCCACCCATGA
- a CDS encoding polyprenyl synthetase family protein: MGPSDAKDHPLAASPPGSRAAPPREPAGGDPRPGGLSSSAGTQQEDPSHPLPGAGEPHAVDRDVPGAVRRVLGDLLSERTERAAALDPVFAGDLAERVARFALNGGKLMRPRFVWWALRACGGGGAEAGAALRIGAALELIQTCALVHDDVMDGSPLRRGRLALHADVAAQYADGMAPAHGTRFGEAAAILAGDLALAWADDIVADTRTAPATDRVVRELWSTMRTEMVAGQYLDIQGQATSSRSLARAIRAACLKSALYSVERPLALGAALAGADAARTQALCSAGRCVGIAFQLRDDLGDVFGGPRHTGKPTGGDIRAGKPTYLVAVAQARAEAAGDRRALILLRQALGNVDLSENGLAEVGDVIVRTGARDIVEAKIARLVTRGLRHLESAPLEAEGRLRLRELLHATAGSAPTPPPSCGTPGPVDVPVSLLLGAVEGAAR, from the coding sequence ATGGGCCCCAGCGACGCGAAGGACCACCCTCTGGCCGCGTCACCGCCCGGATCCCGAGCGGCGCCCCCGCGGGAGCCTGCCGGCGGCGATCCGCGCCCCGGGGGCCTCAGCTCCTCCGCCGGTACGCAGCAGGAAGACCCATCGCATCCGCTGCCCGGCGCAGGCGAACCGCACGCCGTCGACAGAGACGTCCCAGGGGCCGTGCGACGCGTGCTGGGGGATCTGCTGTCGGAGCGCACCGAACGCGCCGCCGCCCTCGACCCGGTGTTCGCGGGGGATCTGGCCGAGCGCGTCGCGCGCTTCGCCCTGAACGGCGGCAAGCTCATGCGTCCGCGCTTCGTGTGGTGGGCCCTGCGCGCGTGCGGTGGAGGGGGCGCAGAGGCGGGGGCCGCCCTACGGATCGGCGCGGCACTCGAACTGATCCAGACCTGTGCGTTGGTCCACGACGATGTCATGGACGGCTCCCCGCTGCGCCGCGGACGGCTCGCCCTGCACGCCGACGTCGCCGCGCAGTACGCCGACGGCATGGCTCCCGCGCACGGGACGCGCTTCGGGGAGGCCGCGGCGATCCTCGCCGGCGATCTGGCCCTGGCCTGGGCGGACGACATCGTCGCGGACACCAGGACCGCGCCGGCCACCGACCGCGTCGTCCGCGAGCTGTGGAGCACCATGCGCACCGAGATGGTGGCCGGGCAGTACCTGGACATCCAGGGCCAGGCCACCTCCTCCAGGTCGCTGGCCCGCGCGATCCGCGCCGCCTGCCTGAAGAGCGCCCTGTACTCCGTGGAGCGTCCGCTGGCCCTCGGAGCGGCCCTGGCGGGCGCGGACGCCGCGCGGACCCAGGCCCTGTGCTCGGCGGGCCGGTGCGTCGGCATCGCCTTCCAACTCCGGGACGACCTCGGCGACGTCTTCGGTGGCCCGCGGCACACCGGCAAACCCACCGGGGGAGACATCCGGGCGGGCAAGCCCACCTATCTGGTCGCCGTGGCGCAGGCCCGCGCCGAGGCGGCCGGCGATCGGCGTGCCCTCATCCTGCTGCGTCAGGCGCTCGGCAACGTCGATCTCTCGGAGAACGGTCTCGCCGAGGTCGGTGACGTCATCGTTCGCACCGGTGCGCGCGACATCGTCGAGGCGAAGATCGCCCGGCTGGTCACGCGGGGACTGCGCCATCTCGAGTCCGCCCCGCTGGAAGCGGAGGGTCGGCTGCGCCTGCGGGAGCTGCTGCACGCCACGGCCGGCAGCGCGCCGACGCCACCGCCCTCCTGCGGCACACCCGGTCCCGTGGACGTCCCGGTCTCGCTCCTGCTGGGCGCCGTCGAGGGGGCCGCCCGATGA
- the crtI gene encoding phytoene desaturase family protein — protein MTRTVPGRTDHVVVVGGGLSGLAAALHLLGAGRRVTLVERDALPGGRAGRLVRGGYRIDTGPTVLTMPELADEAFAAVGENLRDRVDLVPLHPAYRAVFADGSSIDVHTDAEAMEAEVERFAGAEEAVGYRRLRGWLEELYRAQQRRFIDTNFDSPFQLLTPDLARLAALGGFGRLDARIGRHLRDERLRRVFSFQSLYAGVAPARALAAYAVIAYMDTVAGVYFPRGGMHALPQAMADAAAEAGADLRFGQEVIRLERSGDRVTAVVTAQQRIPCDAVVLTPDLPVTYALLGRTPRRPLRIRHAPSAVVLHAGTDRTWPGLAHHTLSFGAAWRRTFDELTRTGSLMSDPSLLITRPTATDPTLAPPGRHLHYILAPCPNTDIGPDAAAWGDLAPRYRDSILRELERRGLDGIADAVEEQALVTPADWHAQGHAAGTPFSAAHTFAQTGPFRPRNLVRGTANAVLAGCGTTPGVGVPTVLLSGKLAAVRITGRHTTPVPGRVRTAPTASEGTPS, from the coding sequence ATGACCAGGACCGTTCCCGGGCGCACGGATCACGTCGTGGTCGTCGGTGGCGGACTCTCCGGCCTGGCGGCCGCACTGCACCTGCTCGGTGCCGGCCGGCGGGTCACCCTCGTCGAGCGCGACGCGTTGCCCGGCGGGCGCGCCGGACGCCTGGTGCGCGGCGGCTACCGCATCGACACCGGACCCACCGTGCTGACCATGCCGGAGCTGGCGGACGAGGCCTTCGCCGCGGTCGGTGAGAACCTGCGCGACCGGGTCGATCTCGTCCCTCTGCACCCGGCCTACCGGGCCGTGTTCGCCGACGGCAGCAGCATCGACGTACACACCGACGCCGAAGCCATGGAAGCGGAGGTCGAACGCTTCGCGGGTGCCGAGGAGGCCGTGGGCTACCGGCGGCTGCGCGGGTGGCTGGAGGAGTTGTACCGGGCGCAGCAACGGCGCTTCATCGACACCAACTTCGACTCACCCTTCCAACTGCTCACCCCGGACCTCGCGCGGCTTGCCGCGCTGGGCGGCTTCGGACGGCTGGACGCGCGGATCGGCCGCCACCTGCGCGACGAACGCCTGCGCCGCGTCTTCTCCTTCCAGTCGCTGTACGCCGGGGTCGCGCCGGCACGGGCGCTCGCCGCGTACGCCGTGATCGCCTACATGGACACGGTGGCCGGCGTGTACTTCCCCCGCGGCGGGATGCACGCCCTTCCGCAGGCCATGGCGGACGCCGCCGCCGAGGCGGGCGCCGACCTGCGTTTCGGTCAGGAGGTCATCCGGCTGGAACGCTCGGGCGACCGCGTCACCGCCGTGGTCACCGCACAGCAGCGCATCCCGTGCGACGCCGTCGTCCTCACTCCGGACCTGCCCGTCACCTACGCCCTGCTCGGCCGCACACCACGTCGCCCACTACGGATCAGGCATGCGCCGTCGGCCGTCGTCCTGCACGCCGGAACCGACCGCACCTGGCCCGGGCTCGCGCACCACACGCTGTCCTTCGGGGCCGCGTGGCGGCGCACCTTCGACGAACTCACCCGCACCGGCAGCCTGATGAGCGATCCCTCGCTGCTGATCACCCGTCCCACGGCCACCGACCCGACCCTCGCCCCGCCCGGCCGCCACCTCCACTACATCCTCGCCCCCTGCCCGAACACCGACATCGGACCGGACGCCGCCGCGTGGGGCGACCTGGCTCCGCGCTACCGCGACAGCATCCTGCGCGAGCTGGAACGGCGAGGACTCGACGGTATCGCCGACGCCGTCGAGGAGCAGGCCCTGGTCACACCGGCCGACTGGCACGCCCAGGGGCACGCGGCGGGCACCCCCTTCTCGGCCGCCCACACCTTCGCGCAGACCGGCCCGTTCCGGCCGCGCAACCTCGTTCGCGGCACCGCGAACGCCGTACTCGCCGGCTGCGGCACCACACCGGGCGTCGGCGTGCCGACCGTGCTGTTGTCCGGCAAACTCGCCGCCGTCCGGATCACCGGCCGACACACGACACCCGTCCCCGGGCGCGTGCGCACAGCGCCGACCGCATCGGAAGGAACCCCTTCATGA
- a CDS encoding phytoene/squalene synthase family protein: MTARELDAAGITEPALRDAYTRCRRLNARHGRTYFLATRLLPVERRPAVHALYGFARWADDIVDRLDAGVPRHRRAADLALLHERLERGLRDGDSAEPVVLALADTARRYAIDHRHFSDFMASMRSDLDVTDYATYDALRTYMHGSAAVIGLQMLPVLGTVVPREEAAPHAAALGLAFQLTNFLRDVGEDLDRGRLYLPADLLGAHGVDRELLSWSRRTGQRDRRITQALRAFEDLTRGVYREAAPGLAMLDPVARPCIRTAFVLYGGILDAVADDGYAVLHRRAVVPRRRRAALAVDGFVRLTTAWAGGRAGVRRTAPPTVRAALPAAGHPPAGGCASPDSLHEEVV, translated from the coding sequence ATGACCGCCCGCGAACTCGACGCGGCGGGCATCACCGAGCCGGCCCTGCGCGACGCCTACACGCGCTGCCGCCGCCTCAACGCCAGGCACGGCAGGACCTACTTCCTCGCCACCCGGCTGCTGCCCGTGGAACGCCGCCCCGCCGTGCACGCGCTCTACGGCTTCGCCCGCTGGGCCGACGACATCGTCGACCGTCTGGACGCGGGCGTCCCGCGGCACCGCCGCGCGGCGGACCTCGCCCTCCTGCACGAACGCCTCGAACGGGGCCTGCGGGACGGCGACAGTGCCGAGCCGGTCGTCCTCGCGCTCGCGGACACCGCCCGCCGCTACGCCATCGACCACCGGCACTTCAGCGACTTCATGGCGTCCATGCGCAGCGACCTGGACGTCACCGACTACGCGACCTACGACGCCCTGCGCACCTACATGCACGGCTCCGCCGCCGTGATCGGGCTGCAGATGCTGCCGGTCCTGGGAACGGTGGTCCCGCGCGAGGAGGCCGCCCCGCACGCGGCCGCACTGGGGCTCGCCTTCCAGCTGACCAACTTCCTGCGCGACGTGGGTGAGGACCTCGACCGCGGCCGCCTCTACCTTCCGGCTGACCTGTTGGGCGCGCACGGCGTGGACCGGGAGTTGCTGTCGTGGAGCCGCCGCACCGGCCAACGCGACCGGCGGATCACCCAGGCACTGCGGGCCTTCGAGGACCTCACCCGCGGCGTCTACCGTGAGGCCGCTCCCGGCCTCGCCATGCTCGACCCCGTCGCACGTCCCTGCATCCGCACGGCGTTCGTGCTGTACGGAGGGATTCTGGACGCGGTCGCCGACGACGGGTACGCGGTGCTTCACCGGCGCGCCGTGGTCCCCCGGCGGCGGCGTGCGGCCCTCGCCGTCGACGGGTTCGTACGCCTGACGACGGCATGGGCCGGAGGGCGCGCCGGGGTGCGGCGGACAGCACCGCCTACGGTGAGGGCCGCACTGCCCGCAGCAGGACACCCGCCGGCCGGCGGGTGTGCCTCACCGGACTCGCTGCACGAGGAGGTCGTGTGA
- a CDS encoding DUF5914 domain-containing protein, producing MSPRRPVRRGRYPLSLNRSPVAWERQRPTWREARPAVIDRALKRAQARPSGNWYVVGATRDIREDRPLARTVAGREVVVWRDADGRLVAGPGVCPHLGAPLKDSPVRCGTLVCHWHGLALTGTSFAGWEPLSAYDDGVLVWVRLDDVGGEPPLEAPVVPVRPARAASVSAVHVAVGTCEPEDVVANRLDPWHGAWFHPYSFVDLTVVDVPAGEEDGFVVDVSFRLAGRLVVPVRAVFTAPEPRTVVMHITDGEGLGSVVETHATPLAPDDRGRPRTAVVEAVVAASDRPGFAVARRAAPLLRPLMRAAAGRLWRDDLAYAERRWHLRSTGRLPY from the coding sequence GTGAGCCCCCGGCGTCCCGTCCGCCGCGGACGGTACCCCCTGTCCCTGAACCGCAGCCCGGTGGCCTGGGAACGACAGCGGCCCACCTGGCGCGAGGCCCGCCCGGCGGTGATCGACCGCGCCCTCAAGCGCGCGCAGGCCCGCCCGTCGGGCAACTGGTACGTCGTTGGCGCGACCCGGGACATCCGTGAGGACCGCCCCCTGGCCCGGACGGTCGCCGGCCGGGAGGTGGTCGTCTGGCGCGACGCGGACGGCCGGCTTGTCGCCGGGCCCGGTGTCTGCCCCCATCTGGGTGCGCCGCTGAAGGACAGCCCCGTGCGCTGCGGCACACTCGTCTGCCACTGGCACGGACTCGCCCTGACCGGGACCTCGTTCGCGGGCTGGGAGCCTCTGTCCGCGTACGACGACGGAGTGCTGGTGTGGGTGCGGCTGGACGACGTGGGCGGCGAGCCGCCGCTCGAAGCCCCGGTGGTGCCGGTGCGGCCGGCCCGTGCGGCGTCGGTGTCGGCCGTCCATGTGGCGGTCGGCACCTGCGAGCCGGAGGACGTGGTCGCCAACCGGCTGGACCCGTGGCACGGCGCCTGGTTCCACCCGTACTCCTTCGTCGACCTGACCGTCGTCGACGTGCCCGCGGGGGAGGAGGACGGCTTCGTCGTCGATGTCTCCTTCAGACTCGCCGGGCGGCTCGTCGTGCCGGTGCGGGCGGTGTTCACCGCGCCCGAGCCCCGTACGGTCGTCATGCACATCACCGACGGTGAGGGACTGGGGTCGGTGGTGGAGACCCACGCGACGCCGCTTGCTCCCGACGACCGGGGCAGACCCCGGACGGCGGTGGTGGAGGCCGTGGTGGCGGCGTCGGACCGGCCCGGTTTCGCCGTGGCCCGTAGGGCGGCTCCGCTGCTGCGGCCGCTCATGCGGGCTGCCGCGGGCCGACTGTGGCGCGACGACCTCGCCTACGCGGAGCGTCGCTGGCACCTGCGCTCCACGGGTCGCCTGCCTTACTGA
- a CDS encoding tetratricopeptide repeat protein, with protein MYGKAFAPEYQGALTTLSVNSSLTEVLAAGTRQLREAERAGESGEAARSGLAVAEAHRRLGQIGEADRAWKASYRAARAAEDKAAMAWALWSGGTLARQRGSFALARRLLGLAAGLGEQGGDVVVRGYSLAGLAETGRIQGDYEAVARLHEQLLAEARRRGEARHTVWALEGIAQIHRQRGAYDSAYALFEEAAAIAAGADDRRGHAWALRGLADIVSARDGDAGRALALLSEAEATCRAMRLSSALAYNHKMRGNVYYRAGRHAEARDTYELALAEFREMSEPRGQALARLGLAKSLARLGRDRAETAAELADLARELERIGLRHARQMVARAHEELGVRAHQEGGVRAEAAR; from the coding sequence ATGTACGGCAAGGCGTTCGCCCCCGAATACCAGGGCGCCCTGACCACCCTTTCCGTGAACTCCTCGCTCACCGAGGTACTGGCGGCCGGTACACGGCAGTTGAGAGAGGCCGAGCGTGCCGGGGAGTCCGGCGAGGCGGCCCGTTCCGGGCTCGCGGTGGCCGAGGCGCACCGGCGGTTGGGGCAGATAGGGGAGGCCGACCGGGCGTGGAAGGCGAGTTACCGGGCGGCCAGGGCGGCTGAGGACAAGGCGGCGATGGCGTGGGCGCTGTGGAGCGGCGGCACCCTGGCGCGGCAGCGGGGTTCGTTCGCGCTGGCCCGGCGGCTGCTCGGGCTCGCGGCCGGACTGGGTGAACAGGGAGGGGATGTCGTCGTGCGCGGCTACTCCCTCGCGGGGCTGGCCGAGACGGGCAGGATCCAGGGCGACTACGAGGCTGTCGCCCGGCTGCACGAGCAGTTGCTGGCCGAGGCCCGACGGCGCGGCGAGGCGCGGCACACGGTGTGGGCGCTGGAGGGCATCGCGCAGATCCACCGCCAGCGGGGGGCCTACGACAGCGCGTACGCGCTGTTCGAGGAAGCGGCAGCGATAGCCGCGGGCGCCGACGACCGGCGCGGCCACGCCTGGGCGCTGCGCGGGCTCGCCGACATCGTCTCGGCGCGGGACGGGGACGCCGGTCGGGCGCTCGCCCTGCTGTCGGAGGCGGAGGCCACCTGCCGGGCGATGCGGCTCTCCAGCGCGCTGGCCTACAACCACAAGATGCGTGGCAACGTCTACTACCGGGCCGGGCGTCACGCCGAGGCGCGGGACACGTACGAGCTGGCGCTGGCGGAGTTCCGCGAGATGAGCGAGCCGCGCGGTCAGGCACTGGCCCGGCTGGGGCTGGCCAAGTCGCTCGCCAGGCTGGGCCGCGACCGTGCCGAGACGGCTGCCGAACTGGCTGATCTGGCACGAGAGTTGGAACGGATCGGGCTGCGGCACGCCAGACAGATGGTGGCGCGGGCGCACGAAGAGCTCGGGGTCCGGGCCCATCAGGAGGGCGGCGTCCGGGCGGAGGCCGCGCGGTGA
- a CDS encoding polyprenyl synthetase family protein produces MTPLSAALRAPVDVPLVLGRCREMVRPALLEAVGRTHPWVGEMAAYSFGWCEVGGAPAPTAASGGKGVRQALAVLGAEAVGAPGRAGVPAAVAVELVHAFSLLHDDIMDGDADRRRRPAVWKAYGTGPAVLAGDALFALAVETLAATEAGAPVLRTLSAALGDLVRGQADDLLFAARPWTGPERVRPAEYRAMAEHKTGALLGCAAALGALLGGGPPSAVAALDRAGRRLGLAFQIVDDVLGIWGDPEITGKPVHGDLRERKKTFPVLAALDSPSPEARRLAVVLKSGADPQEAAVLVEAAGGRAAALAEARNHIAAAEAALADVSLQGTAGDELRALAAFLVRRDL; encoded by the coding sequence GTGACGCCGCTCTCCGCGGCGCTGCGGGCGCCGGTCGACGTCCCCCTCGTCCTGGGACGTTGCCGTGAAATGGTGCGGCCCGCGCTGCTGGAGGCGGTCGGGCGGACGCACCCCTGGGTGGGTGAGATGGCCGCGTACTCCTTCGGCTGGTGCGAGGTGGGCGGTGCTCCCGCTCCCACTGCCGCATCCGGTGGCAAGGGGGTGCGGCAGGCACTGGCCGTGCTCGGAGCCGAGGCGGTGGGTGCCCCTGGCCGGGCCGGGGTGCCCGCGGCGGTCGCGGTGGAACTGGTGCACGCCTTCTCGCTGCTCCACGACGACATCATGGACGGCGATGCGGATCGGCGCCGTCGCCCCGCGGTCTGGAAGGCGTACGGCACCGGGCCCGCGGTCCTCGCGGGCGACGCCCTGTTCGCGCTGGCGGTCGAGACGCTCGCCGCCACCGAGGCGGGTGCGCCCGTGTTGCGGACGCTGTCGGCGGCCCTGGGAGATCTGGTGCGCGGACAGGCGGACGACCTGCTGTTCGCCGCACGCCCCTGGACGGGGCCCGAGCGGGTGCGGCCTGCGGAATACCGGGCCATGGCCGAGCACAAGACCGGCGCGCTCCTGGGCTGCGCGGCCGCGCTCGGCGCCCTGCTCGGCGGCGGCCCGCCGTCCGCGGTCGCCGCTCTCGACCGGGCGGGCCGCCGTCTCGGCCTGGCGTTCCAAATCGTCGACGATGTGCTGGGCATCTGGGGCGACCCTGAGATCACCGGCAAACCCGTTCACGGCGATCTTCGGGAGCGCAAGAAGACCTTCCCCGTGCTGGCCGCACTCGACTCCCCGTCCCCTGAAGCGCGGCGTCTGGCCGTGGTGCTGAAGTCAGGAGCGGACCCACAGGAGGCGGCCGTACTCGTCGAGGCGGCGGGCGGCAGGGCGGCGGCGCTGGCCGAGGCACGCAATCACATCGCGGCGGCGGAGGCCGCGCTGGCGGACGTCTCGCTGCAGGGCACGGCAGGCGACGAGCTGCGGGCGCTGGCGGCGTTCCTCGTGCGTCGCGACCTCTGA
- a CDS encoding prevent-host-death protein, with the protein MDAPQSGQSFTVTRDGHRIGELIPLRRRRRFVPRGEFAAMSRTAPAVSPNAFRADQDAPADPGAGRPLYPASTSRDTSTPTS; encoded by the coding sequence ATGGACGCCCCCCAGAGCGGCCAGTCCTTCACCGTCACCCGCGACGGCCACCGCATCGGCGAGCTGATCCCTCTGCGCCGACGCCGGCGCTTCGTCCCGCGCGGCGAGTTCGCCGCCATGTCCCGCACCGCCCCGGCCGTTTCCCCGAACGCCTTCCGCGCCGACCAGGACGCCCCCGCCGACCCAGGAGCCGGACGCCCCCTGTACCCGGCGAGCACCAGCAGGGACACCTCGACACCGACATCATGA